The Neobacillus sp. PS3-34 genome has a window encoding:
- the fapR gene encoding transcription factor FapR → MKRNKRERQQLLTLTIRENPFITDDELAEKFSVSVQTIRLDRLELSIPELRERIKTVAEKRFDDEVRSLPLDEVIGEIIDMELDRSAISIFDVKEEHVFKRNRIARGHHVFAQANSLAVAVINDELALTAKSSIQFKRQVKQNERVIAKAKVTKIDEGSGRTFVEVNSFVNSELVFSGEFEMYRSKNN, encoded by the coding sequence ATGAAAAGAAATAAACGTGAACGGCAGCAATTATTAACGTTAACGATAAGAGAAAATCCCTTTATAACAGATGATGAGCTTGCAGAAAAATTTTCCGTAAGTGTTCAAACCATCCGTCTTGATCGGCTGGAGCTTTCCATACCAGAGCTTCGTGAGCGAATAAAAACAGTCGCCGAGAAGCGGTTCGATGATGAAGTCCGTTCCCTGCCGCTAGATGAAGTAATTGGGGAAATAATAGATATGGAATTGGACCGCAGTGCCATTTCCATTTTTGATGTTAAAGAAGAGCATGTGTTTAAGAGGAACCGGATAGCACGGGGGCACCATGTTTTTGCACAGGCAAACTCTTTAGCCGTAGCTGTTATTAATGATGAATTGGCTCTGACAGCTAAGTCAAGTATTCAATTTAAGCGCCAGGTTAAACAAAATGAACGGGTTATTGCCAAGGCGAAGGTTACGAAAATTGATGAAGGCAGCGGCAGAACTTTTGTAGAGGTAAACAGCTTTGTGAATAGTGAGCTTGTTTTCTCGGGAGAATTTGAAATGTACCGTTCAAAAAACAATTAA
- the recG gene encoding ATP-dependent DNA helicase RecG yields MNPNLNQSVTAIKGIGEETAVTLAEMNIHSIHDLLENFPYRYEDYRLRDLADVKHEEKITVEGKVHSEPSLVYYGRKKSRLTVRMLVDRYLIQVTFFNQPYLKNKIAVNETITVTGKWDQHRQLITANEMQIGSSMKASNFEPVYTLRGNVTMKGMRKFIKLAFHQYGSLIEENLPDALLMKYKLLGRHDALRALHFPENEDDVKQARRRFVYEEFLSFQLKMQALRKFEREQSPGIKINYDLSRLKDFIDSLPFPLTNAQKRVVNEILSDMKSSYRMNRLLQGDVGSGKTVVAAVCLFAAVTSGYQGALMVPTEILAEQHAESLKGLLEPFSIQVELLTSSVKGKLRKEILRKLSEGEIDILIGTHALIQDEVSFKKLGFVITDEQHRFGVEQRRVLREKGENPDVLFMTATPIPRTLAITVFGEMDVSIIDEMPAGRKAIETYWAKQEMLERVLAFVEKELRKGHQAYVICPLIEESEKLDVQNAIEVHSMLSFHFQNRYKVGLMHGRLNSDEKDAVMKAFSANDVQVLVSTTVVEVGVNVPNATMMVIYDAERFGLSQLHQLRGRVGRGSDQSFCILLADPKTEVGKERMKIMTETNDGFVLSEKDLELRGPGDFFGKKQSGIPEFKVADMVHDYRALETARNDAAMLIASSTFWESPEYEALRRELESTGVLDGEKLD; encoded by the coding sequence GTGAATCCAAATCTTAATCAATCTGTTACCGCGATAAAAGGAATTGGGGAAGAAACAGCTGTGACGCTCGCTGAAATGAATATCCACTCTATTCATGATTTACTGGAGAACTTCCCATATCGTTATGAGGATTACCGCCTAAGGGATTTGGCAGACGTAAAGCATGAAGAAAAAATTACGGTTGAAGGGAAGGTTCACAGCGAGCCTTCTCTTGTCTATTATGGACGGAAAAAATCCCGGCTGACAGTCAGAATGCTGGTTGACAGATACTTAATACAAGTTACTTTTTTTAATCAGCCTTATTTAAAAAATAAAATTGCGGTAAATGAAACGATAACTGTAACAGGGAAGTGGGACCAGCACCGCCAGCTGATAACGGCCAATGAAATGCAAATAGGATCTTCAATGAAAGCGAGCAATTTTGAACCGGTTTATACCCTTAGGGGCAACGTAACAATGAAAGGGATGCGTAAATTTATTAAACTTGCATTCCATCAATATGGAAGTCTTATAGAGGAGAATCTACCTGACGCTCTCTTGATGAAATATAAGCTTTTAGGCAGGCATGATGCCTTAAGGGCGCTTCATTTCCCTGAAAATGAGGATGATGTCAAGCAGGCGAGGCGCAGGTTTGTTTACGAAGAATTCCTTTCCTTTCAGCTGAAAATGCAGGCTTTGAGGAAGTTTGAAAGGGAACAGTCACCTGGTATTAAAATAAATTACGATTTAAGCAGGTTAAAGGATTTCATTGACAGCCTTCCATTTCCGCTTACAAATGCACAAAAAAGAGTCGTTAACGAGATTCTTTCAGATATGAAGTCTTCCTACAGGATGAATCGTCTTCTGCAAGGCGATGTTGGTTCGGGAAAAACGGTTGTTGCCGCAGTATGTCTTTTTGCGGCTGTGACATCCGGATACCAGGGAGCACTCATGGTTCCAACCGAAATATTGGCGGAACAGCATGCTGAATCGTTAAAGGGGTTATTGGAGCCATTTTCCATACAGGTCGAATTGTTAACGAGTTCAGTAAAAGGAAAGCTGCGAAAGGAAATTCTCCGGAAGTTATCTGAAGGAGAGATCGATATTTTAATTGGTACACATGCTTTAATCCAGGATGAGGTATCCTTTAAGAAGCTTGGATTTGTTATTACGGATGAGCAGCACCGTTTTGGAGTCGAGCAGCGAAGAGTCCTTCGTGAAAAAGGCGAAAATCCGGATGTCCTTTTCATGACAGCGACGCCTATACCTCGTACGTTAGCCATCACGGTATTTGGTGAAATGGACGTATCGATCATTGATGAAATGCCGGCTGGCAGGAAGGCAATTGAAACATATTGGGCCAAGCAGGAGATGCTTGAGCGTGTGCTTGCCTTTGTAGAAAAAGAGCTTCGAAAAGGGCATCAGGCATATGTGATTTGTCCATTGATTGAGGAATCGGAAAAGCTTGATGTTCAAAATGCCATCGAAGTGCATTCCATGCTTTCCTTCCACTTCCAAAATCGGTATAAGGTCGGCTTAATGCACGGCAGGTTAAACTCTGACGAAAAAGATGCAGTTATGAAAGCATTTAGTGCAAATGATGTACAGGTTCTCGTTTCGACTACGGTAGTCGAAGTAGGGGTAAACGTTCCAAATGCCACGATGATGGTCATATACGACGCGGAGAGATTTGGGCTTTCACAGCTCCATCAGCTTCGCGGACGTGTGGGAAGAGGGAGCGACCAATCCTTCTGTATCCTGCTTGCCGACCCTAAGACAGAGGTTGGTAAGGAAAGAATGAAAATCATGACGGAGACAAATGACGGCTTTGTTTTAAGTGAAAAGGATCTGGAACTTAGGGGACCAGGTGACTTTTTTGGTAAAAAGCAAAGCGGAATACCTGAATTCAAAGTGGCTGATATGGTCCATGATTACCGTGCATTGGAAACGGCCAGAAATGATGCCGCGATGCTGATTGCTTCAAGCACATTCTGGGAGTCTCCGGAATATGAGGCGCTTAGAAGAGAGCTCGAGAGTACCGGGGTTCTGGATGGAGAAAAGCTTGATTAG
- the sdaAA gene encoding L-serine ammonia-lyase, iron-sulfur-dependent, subunit alpha, with protein sequence MFRNVAELVELAVSQNKKISELMIEQEMTVTGRSREEIISFMDRNLLIMEEAVERGIKGVKSHSGLTGGDAVLLQQYIEKGDFLSGETILDAVSKAVATNEVNAAMGTICATPTAGSAGVVPGTLFAVKKKLNPSREQMVSFLFTAGAFGFVVANNASISGAAGGCQAEVGSAAGMAAAALVELAGGTPEQCAEAMAITLKNMLGLVCDPVAGLVEVPCVKRNAMGAANAMVAADMALAGVKSRIPCDEVIDAMYKIGLSMPTALKETAQGGLAATPTGRELEAKIFGIPLNKRESKS encoded by the coding sequence ATGTTTCGTAATGTTGCCGAGTTAGTAGAATTGGCTGTTAGCCAAAACAAAAAGATTTCCGAGCTTATGATTGAGCAGGAAATGACGGTTACAGGCCGTTCACGTGAAGAAATTATTTCTTTTATGGATCGAAACCTGCTGATAATGGAAGAGGCAGTTGAACGGGGTATTAAGGGAGTAAAATCACATTCAGGCCTGACAGGCGGAGATGCGGTTCTGCTTCAGCAGTATATTGAAAAAGGGGATTTCCTTTCAGGGGAAACCATTTTGGACGCAGTCAGCAAGGCAGTAGCGACGAATGAAGTAAATGCTGCTATGGGCACCATTTGCGCGACACCGACTGCGGGATCTGCAGGGGTTGTGCCAGGGACTCTTTTCGCAGTGAAAAAGAAATTAAACCCATCACGCGAACAAATGGTATCGTTTCTGTTCACAGCCGGTGCATTCGGTTTTGTAGTAGCAAATAATGCATCCATTTCCGGTGCTGCCGGGGGCTGCCAGGCAGAAGTTGGGTCAGCTGCTGGAATGGCTGCTGCCGCTCTTGTTGAACTAGCAGGCGGGACGCCGGAGCAATGTGCTGAGGCAATGGCAATTACGTTAAAAAATATGCTAGGACTTGTCTGTGACCCTGTTGCAGGGCTGGTTGAAGTGCCTTGTGTGAAACGAAATGCGATGGGAGCGGCTAACGCAATGGTAGCAGCGGATATGGCTCTTGCCGGTGTGAAAAGCAGAATCCCATGTGATGAAGTTATTGATGCAATGTATAAAATAGGCTTATCTATGCCGACTGCTCTAAAAGAAACAGCACAGGGAGGGTTGGCGGCTACTCCGACTGGTCGTGAGCTGGAAGCAAAGATCTTCGGAATTCCGCTGAATAAACGTGAATCCAAATCTTAA
- the sdaAB gene encoding L-serine ammonia-lyase, iron-sulfur-dependent subunit beta, with the protein MKYKSVFDIIGPIMIGPSSSHTAGAARIGRVARSLFGREPKWANISFYGSFAKTYKGHGTDVAIIGGILDYDTHDERIIQAIDLAKERGMKIRFIEEDAITEHPNTARVFIGDEKGELELVGISIGGGKIEITELNGFELKLSGHHPAILVVHDDRFGAIAAVSNILAKYEINIGHMEVSRKEKGKLALMTIEVDQNIDDDVLHEIEKLQHILKVTKIVD; encoded by the coding sequence GTGAAATATAAAAGTGTTTTTGATATAATCGGGCCAATCATGATTGGACCTTCAAGCTCGCATACTGCCGGAGCAGCAAGAATTGGCAGGGTAGCGCGAAGCTTGTTTGGGCGGGAGCCAAAATGGGCAAATATTTCGTTTTATGGTTCCTTTGCCAAAACCTATAAAGGGCATGGGACAGATGTAGCCATTATCGGGGGAATTCTCGATTATGATACCCATGATGAAAGGATTATTCAGGCGATTGATCTTGCAAAAGAACGGGGTATGAAGATTCGTTTCATAGAGGAAGATGCAATCACCGAACATCCCAATACGGCAAGAGTTTTTATTGGTGATGAAAAAGGTGAGCTTGAGCTGGTCGGAATTTCGATTGGCGGAGGTAAAATTGAGATTACCGAATTAAATGGCTTTGAACTAAAGCTTTCAGGCCACCATCCTGCTATCCTGGTTGTCCATGATGACCGTTTTGGAGCCATTGCTGCAGTATCAAACATCCTGGCTAAGTACGAGATTAATATCGGCCATATGGAGGTTTCCAGAAAAGAAAAGGGGAAACTGGCTTTAATGACAATCGAAGTCGACCAAAACATCGATGATGATGTCCTTCATGAAATCGAAAAGCTTCAGCACATTTTAAAAGTGACAAAGATAGTTGATTAA
- a CDS encoding Asp23/Gls24 family envelope stress response protein has protein sequence MSIELKTKYGQIDISNEVIATIAGGAATDCYGIVGMASKSQIKDGLTEILRRENFTRGVIVRQENEEVHIDMYIIVSYGTKISEIAHNVQSKVKYTLDQTVGLAVDSVNIYVQGVRVTNP, from the coding sequence ATGTCCATCGAATTAAAAACCAAGTACGGACAAATTGATATTTCGAATGAAGTTATCGCAACCATCGCAGGTGGAGCAGCAACAGATTGCTATGGAATTGTCGGTATGGCGTCAAAAAGTCAAATTAAAGACGGCCTTACAGAAATTTTAAGAAGAGAAAACTTCACTCGGGGTGTGATTGTCCGCCAGGAAAACGAGGAAGTACATATTGATATGTATATAATTGTCAGCTATGGAACGAAAATTTCAGAAATTGCCCATAACGTGCAATCGAAGGTAAAATACACGCTTGATCAAACTGTTGGACTGGCCGTTGACTCGGTAAATATTTATGTTCAGGGAGTTCGAGTTACGAACCCGTAA
- the rpmB gene encoding 50S ribosomal protein L28, with the protein MPRKCVITGKKTTTGNARSHAMNANKRTWGANLQKVRILVDGKPKRVWVSARALKSGKVERV; encoded by the coding sequence ATGCCACGTAAATGTGTTATCACTGGTAAGAAAACAACAACTGGTAATGCACGTTCTCACGCTATGAACGCTAACAAGCGCACATGGGGTGCAAACCTTCAAAAAGTACGCATTCTTGTTGATGGAAAGCCAAAGCGTGTATGGGTTTCTGCAAGAGCGTTAAAATCAGGTAAAGTTGAACGCGTTTAA
- the spoVM gene encoding stage V sporulation protein SpoVM, with protein MKFYTIKLPRFLGGLVRAMIGAFKKNE; from the coding sequence ATGAAATTTTATACGATTAAACTGCCGAGGTTTTTGGGCGGGCTTGTCCGGGCGATGATTGGAGCATTTAAGAAAAACGAATAG
- a CDS encoding thiamine diphosphokinase codes for MIINILAGGPLEQVPELDTYSAKNGTWVGVDRGVFTLLSKGIVPDIAFGDFDSVTAAEWQLIRQKVESLKKYKPEKNETDMEIALNWAIEQNPSEIRIFGCTGGRLDHLLANIQLLLKPLFSGSGCEIHLIDKQNTVFVKGPGIYKIKRIQEKMYTSFLPLTLEVKGITLEGFKYPLNDCHISIGSTLCISNELINEEGTFSFSEGILIVVRSRD; via the coding sequence ATGATTATAAATATTTTGGCGGGTGGCCCGTTAGAGCAAGTCCCTGAACTGGACACATATTCAGCCAAAAACGGTACTTGGGTTGGTGTTGACAGAGGAGTTTTTACCCTTTTATCAAAAGGGATTGTACCGGATATTGCTTTTGGGGATTTCGATTCTGTAACAGCAGCAGAATGGCAGTTAATAAGGCAAAAAGTGGAGTCCTTAAAGAAATATAAACCAGAAAAGAACGAAACAGATATGGAAATTGCCTTGAATTGGGCAATTGAACAGAACCCGTCTGAAATTAGAATTTTTGGCTGCACCGGGGGTAGGCTTGACCACTTATTGGCCAACATTCAATTGCTTTTAAAGCCTTTATTTAGCGGAAGTGGCTGTGAAATTCATCTTATTGACAAACAAAACACCGTTTTCGTAAAAGGGCCCGGCATATACAAAATAAAGAGAATCCAGGAAAAAATGTATACTTCGTTTCTCCCGCTTACCTTAGAAGTTAAGGGTATCACACTTGAAGGATTTAAATATCCTTTAAATGACTGTCATATTTCCATCGGATCTACACTATGTATTAGTAATGAACTTATTAATGAAGAAGGTACTTTTTCATTTTCTGAAGGCATATTAATAGTGGTAAGAAGCCGCGATTAA
- the rpe gene encoding ribulose-phosphate 3-epimerase has translation MVKIAPSILSADFSRLGEEIKDVEQGGADYIHVDVMDGDFVPNITIGPLIVDAIRPVTKLPLDVHLMIENPDEYIEAFAKAGADYITVHVEACRHLHRTIHHIKSFGVKAGVVLNPATPVETIQHVLADIDMVLLMSVNPGFGGQKFIPDVLSKITAVKKMAQDKGLNIEIEVDGGVNSETAKLCIEAGANVLVAGSAIYNEADREKAISALRG, from the coding sequence ATGGTAAAAATTGCACCTTCCATTTTGTCTGCAGACTTTTCCAGATTAGGGGAAGAAATTAAGGACGTTGAACAGGGCGGGGCAGATTATATTCATGTTGATGTTATGGACGGCGATTTTGTGCCAAATATCACAATAGGTCCATTAATTGTGGATGCAATCAGGCCGGTGACAAAGCTCCCATTAGATGTTCACTTAATGATTGAAAATCCCGACGAATATATTGAAGCATTTGCTAAGGCAGGTGCCGACTATATTACAGTCCATGTTGAAGCGTGCAGGCATCTCCACAGGACTATACACCATATTAAATCCTTTGGTGTGAAGGCGGGAGTTGTTTTGAATCCTGCTACACCTGTTGAAACGATCCAGCATGTTTTAGCAGATATCGATATGGTATTATTGATGTCCGTAAATCCAGGGTTTGGCGGACAAAAGTTCATCCCTGATGTCCTTTCAAAAATCACAGCGGTTAAGAAAATGGCTCAGGATAAAGGGCTTAATATTGAGATTGAAGTGGACGGCGGGGTTAATAGTGAAACCGCCAAGCTTTGTATAGAAGCTGGAGCAAATGTTCTTGTGGCTGGGTCGGCTATTTACAATGAGGCAGACAGAGAAAAAGCCATTTCAGCATTAAGAGGATAG
- the pknB gene encoding Stk1 family PASTA domain-containing Ser/Thr kinase: protein MLIGKRISGRYKILDMIGGGGMANVYLAHDMILDRDVAVKMLRLDFANDEEFIRRFHREAQSATSLVHPNIVNIFDVGEEDDLYYIVMEFVEGQTLKQYIQQNSPLRVEESLGIMKQLTSAISHAHHNHIVHRDIKPHNILVDRNGNVKITDFGIAMALSATSITQTNSVMGSVHYLSPEQARGGMANKKSDIYSLGIVMFELLTGRLPFSGESAVSIALKHLQSETPSVRRWNPNIPQSVENIVLKATAKDPFHRYNNADEMEVDLQTALYPNRINEPKFIIPADDEATKAIPIITDDRPFQNLDETMVHGNDKNGNADKQTPVQEPKKKKRKKWPIILVTTFVILVLLALMTVTVFPKWFSPKDINVPNVSGMNLEEAVSKLEAKGFVIGKTKKINDESIPEGEIIKTDPNGGDTAKEGSRIDLYESIGKEKLEIVDYKGRQYEDVLTLLKDKNFKDITETEVYDDSDPGTILSQDPPAGKKVVPEDTIVNFEVSKGPHKIILKDLSAYNSKTLKDYADSTGLVIDMSQQAYDENVPADMVISQSPEPGAELKRGDTVTVVLSKGKEEIPPKQVTEEVEISYEPSIPGQPQQVQIYIEDMENSMTEPVDTFYITKNEKRQIKLMVQYGKNAGYKVMRDNEVIIDKVVQYPK from the coding sequence ATGTTAATAGGAAAAAGAATTAGCGGCCGTTATAAAATATTGGATATGATTGGCGGGGGCGGCATGGCGAATGTTTACCTGGCCCATGACATGATCCTAGACCGCGACGTTGCCGTTAAAATGCTTAGGCTCGATTTTGCAAATGATGAGGAATTTATCCGCCGTTTTCATCGTGAAGCACAATCGGCTACAAGTCTTGTACATCCAAATATCGTAAATATTTTTGATGTGGGTGAAGAAGATGATCTTTATTATATCGTCATGGAATTTGTCGAAGGACAAACATTAAAACAATACATACAGCAAAATTCACCACTGAGAGTGGAAGAGTCTTTAGGGATTATGAAACAGCTGACTTCGGCGATTTCTCATGCCCATCACAATCATATCGTCCATCGGGATATAAAACCTCATAATATCCTGGTAGACCGTAATGGGAATGTAAAAATAACCGATTTTGGCATCGCCATGGCATTGAGTGCGACAAGCATAACACAGACCAATTCTGTGATGGGTTCGGTCCATTATTTATCTCCCGAACAGGCACGCGGAGGCATGGCAAACAAAAAATCGGATATCTACTCACTTGGCATTGTCATGTTTGAGCTTTTGACGGGCAGGCTGCCTTTTTCGGGAGAGTCTGCTGTCTCCATTGCTCTTAAACATTTACAATCGGAAACCCCATCTGTAAGAAGATGGAATCCGAATATACCACAAAGTGTTGAAAACATTGTCTTAAAAGCCACTGCCAAGGATCCCTTCCATCGTTATAACAATGCTGATGAAATGGAAGTAGACCTGCAGACAGCACTTTATCCAAATCGGATAAACGAACCGAAATTTATCATTCCAGCAGATGATGAAGCTACTAAGGCCATTCCAATTATTACGGATGACCGTCCCTTTCAAAACCTGGATGAAACGATGGTTCATGGAAACGATAAGAACGGAAATGCAGACAAACAGACTCCTGTACAGGAGCCTAAAAAGAAAAAACGTAAGAAGTGGCCAATCATTCTTGTTACGACCTTCGTTATTCTTGTCCTTCTAGCGTTGATGACGGTTACAGTTTTTCCAAAATGGTTCTCTCCTAAAGATATCAATGTGCCAAATGTGAGTGGAATGAATTTGGAAGAGGCTGTATCAAAATTAGAGGCAAAAGGATTTGTGATAGGCAAAACAAAGAAGATTAACGATGAAAGCATTCCAGAAGGGGAAATCATAAAGACTGACCCAAATGGAGGAGATACAGCTAAAGAAGGATCAAGAATCGATCTTTATGAAAGTATAGGCAAGGAAAAGCTGGAAATTGTCGACTACAAAGGTCGCCAATATGAAGATGTATTAACATTGCTAAAGGACAAAAACTTTAAAGACATTACAGAAACGGAAGTCTATGATGACAGCGACCCTGGCACGATTCTTAGCCAGGATCCACCGGCAGGCAAAAAGGTGGTCCCGGAAGATACCATAGTAAACTTTGAAGTGAGTAAAGGACCGCATAAAATTATCCTTAAAGATTTATCTGCGTATAACTCCAAAACGCTTAAGGATTATGCTGATTCCACAGGCCTTGTTATCGATATGTCGCAGCAGGCTTATGATGAAAATGTTCCTGCAGATATGGTTATCTCACAAAGTCCTGAACCTGGAGCAGAGCTGAAAAGAGGTGATACTGTTACAGTTGTGCTTTCGAAAGGCAAAGAGGAAATCCCGCCTAAACAGGTTACAGAAGAAGTCGAGATTTCTTACGAACCATCAATTCCAGGACAGCCTCAGCAAGTACAGATATACATCGAAGACATGGAAAACAGTATGACAGAACCAGTTGATACCTTCTATATAACCAAAAATGAAAAGCGGCAGATCAAATTAATGGTTCAATATGGAAAAAATGCCGGATATAAGGTTATGAGGGACAATGAAGTGATCATTGACAAAGTAGTTCAATATCCTAAATAA
- a CDS encoding Stp1/IreP family PP2C-type Ser/Thr phosphatase, which translates to MKAVYMTDQGMVRLNNEDSGGVFINLDGHRLAIVADGMGGHRAGDVASNMTVIHLKTTWEKTEGILTAADAESWLKEHILDVNIILFEHAQKNTECDGMGTTIVAAVCTDGFVTIANIGDSRGYLLNEMGFKQLTEDHSLVNELVRSGQISKEDAEYHPHKNVVLRALGTEEQVDMDICTIMFEEGDRLLLCSDGLSDRVKETEMMEILTNDESLEQKASTLISLANKYGGKDNITLAIVDYLAGIEGEL; encoded by the coding sequence ATGAAAGCTGTTTATATGACAGATCAAGGAATGGTACGACTTAATAACGAAGATTCCGGCGGGGTTTTCATTAACCTTGACGGACACCGCCTGGCCATCGTTGCAGATGGCATGGGCGGTCACCGTGCCGGTGATGTGGCAAGCAATATGACAGTTATTCATTTGAAAACAACATGGGAAAAGACAGAAGGTATTTTAACTGCTGCAGATGCTGAGTCCTGGCTAAAGGAGCACATTCTGGATGTGAATATCATTTTATTTGAGCATGCCCAAAAGAATACAGAGTGTGACGGAATGGGTACAACCATTGTAGCTGCAGTTTGTACCGACGGTTTTGTAACAATTGCCAATATAGGGGACAGCCGGGGCTACTTATTGAACGAAATGGGTTTTAAGCAATTAACGGAGGATCATTCTTTAGTGAATGAGCTGGTGAGATCCGGCCAGATATCAAAGGAAGATGCCGAGTATCATCCTCACAAGAATGTTGTCCTGAGGGCATTGGGAACAGAAGAGCAAGTTGATATGGATATCTGTACCATCATGTTTGAAGAAGGGGATCGACTCTTGCTTTGTTCTGACGGGCTTTCCGACAGGGTAAAAGAAACTGAGATGATGGAAATTCTTACGAATGATGAATCGCTTGAACAAAAAGCTTCAACGCTTATTTCACTTGCGAACAAATATGGCGGCAAAGATAATATTACCCTGGCGATTGTTGATTATTTAGCAGGCATTGAGGGTGAGCTATAA
- the rlmN gene encoding 23S rRNA (adenine(2503)-C(2))-methyltransferase RlmN, with translation MEQLNTTDTGTSLEKEKPSIYSLELHELKEWLSNNGEKAFRAEQVFDWLYKKRAVSFEDMSNLSKSTRDKLSDNFQITTLKTAIRQQSADGTIKFLFELHDGYSIETVLMRHDYGNSVCVTTQVGCRIGCTFCASTLGGLKRHLTAGEIVAQVVTVQQALDETEERVSSVVIMGIGEPFDNYDNMLSFLKIINHDKGLNIGARHITVSTSGIVPKIYQFADENMQINFAISLHAPNTEIRSRLMPINKAYKLDDLMKSVRYYIDKTGRRISFEYGLFGGVNDQVEHAEELARLLKGIKCHVNLIPVNYVPERDYVRTPKNEIFAFEKTLKKHGINVTIRREHGSDIDAACGQLRAKERKEETR, from the coding sequence TTGGAACAATTAAACACAACTGATACAGGAACATCATTGGAAAAAGAAAAGCCATCCATTTATTCTTTGGAACTGCATGAATTAAAGGAATGGCTTTCAAATAATGGAGAAAAGGCCTTCCGTGCCGAACAGGTTTTTGACTGGCTTTATAAAAAGAGAGCCGTATCCTTTGAAGATATGAGCAACCTGTCAAAATCAACTCGTGACAAGCTATCGGACAATTTTCAAATCACTACGCTTAAGACTGCAATCAGACAGCAGTCTGCAGATGGAACGATTAAATTCCTATTTGAACTTCACGATGGTTATTCAATTGAAACAGTTTTAATGAGACATGATTACGGCAACTCGGTCTGTGTAACCACTCAGGTTGGCTGCCGAATCGGCTGTACATTCTGTGCCTCTACTCTTGGCGGACTTAAACGCCATTTAACAGCTGGCGAAATTGTCGCCCAGGTTGTAACGGTACAACAGGCTCTTGATGAAACAGAGGAAAGAGTCAGCTCAGTTGTAATTATGGGAATTGGCGAGCCATTCGATAACTACGATAACATGCTCTCCTTTTTAAAAATTATCAACCATGATAAAGGGCTTAATATCGGTGCTCGCCATATTACAGTCTCAACGAGCGGCATTGTTCCAAAAATCTATCAATTTGCCGATGAAAATATGCAAATCAATTTTGCGATTTCTCTTCATGCGCCTAATACAGAAATTCGTTCAAGATTAATGCCGATTAATAAAGCATATAAACTTGATGACTTAATGAAGTCAGTGCGGTATTATATCGATAAGACCGGCAGACGTATCAGCTTTGAATACGGCCTGTTTGGTGGCGTAAATGACCAGGTTGAGCATGCAGAAGAATTGGCGCGCCTTTTAAAAGGGATTAAATGCCATGTCAATTTGATACCTGTAAACTATGTCCCTGAAAGGGATTATGTGCGGACGCCGAAAAACGAGATCTTTGCTTTTGAAAAAACATTAAAAAAACATGGTATTAACGTAACAATACGCCGTGAGCACGGTTCTGATATAGACGCAGCATGTGGACAACTTCGTGCAAAGGAGCGGAAAGAAGAGACGAGGTGA